Proteins encoded by one window of Salmonirosea aquatica:
- a CDS encoding Uma2 family endonuclease, which yields MALITELSQLDLNGTYSYADYLKWQFQERVELLRGKIFKMSPAPSVRHQRVAANLFLAMGNRLSGNSCQFFFAPFDVRLYNRKKSQKASQEIVTVVQPDLCVICDASKLDEQGCNGAPDLVVEILSPGNTKREMKDKFELYEEAGVREYWLVHPLDESVQIYFLNEAECYIGLQPATEIAKSAIFPDLNVDLVEVFR from the coding sequence ATGGCTTTGATCACCGAACTCTCCCAACTCGATTTGAATGGTACGTATTCCTACGCCGACTACCTCAAATGGCAGTTTCAGGAACGTGTAGAGTTATTACGGGGAAAAATATTCAAGATGAGCCCGGCTCCGAGCGTACGCCATCAGCGGGTGGCGGCTAACTTGTTTTTGGCAATGGGAAACCGACTTAGCGGTAATTCGTGCCAGTTTTTTTTCGCCCCTTTCGACGTACGGCTTTACAATCGCAAAAAATCCCAGAAAGCCAGTCAGGAAATAGTTACTGTGGTACAGCCCGATCTTTGCGTAATATGCGACGCCTCTAAACTCGACGAGCAGGGTTGCAACGGTGCACCCGACCTGGTGGTCGAAATCCTGTCGCCCGGCAATACCAAGCGCGAGATGAAGGATAAATTTGAACTTTACGAAGAAGCGGGCGTCCGGGAATACTGGCTTGTGCATCCGTTGGACGAGTCCGTGCAAATCTACTTCCTCAACGAAGCCGAATGCTACATCGGCCTGCAACCCGCCACGGAGATCGCGAAGTCAGCGATTTTCCCGGATCTGAACGTGGATTTGGTGGAGGTTTTTCGGTGA
- a CDS encoding S41 family peptidase produces MKTFFLLCGFLLALTGYAQTSDVYFASYPTLTPDGSAILFSYESDLWKVDVNGGNATRLTAMQGAETNPRVSPDGQWLAFSATEGGNPDVYVMPLAGGPIRQLTFHSSYDLVESWSWDSKTIYFKSGQQNGGTTFTVALTGGTPQRVFGHYFNRIHSVAEAPNGNLYFNDTWESDNQAMRKGYKGEFNPDIQYYNPKTKEYKRLTDYPGKDMWATLDRAGNVYFVSDEANGQYNLYAMKDGNKTALTSFSESIKHPQVSADGRKIVFEKGYQLWQYDVATKQSAPVQLVLPQNRTLPKLQDFNIKGEISTFDVAPDNKKLAFVSRGTLFVSDKEGKYIQQLNTRPDERVLEVKWLADSLTLLYSQTVNGYANWFTQTADGKGTEKQLTTDLQGNRHLVLNDKRTQAAYLSGRNEVRLMDLKTMKSETLVREELWAFQNDVPSFSPNGEYLAFTAHRDFERDIFLYNLKTKKKINLTQSGVSEGEPVWSPDGKYLYLVSDLLRPNYPFGSDKTKLYRLPLTKLDEPFRGEKFEELFEKKEDEKKEGEEKKGDKKGKGKSKGTPDKKKDEEKPFVAMDLDTLNIMERIENIGPEFGAQDGLTIVQKDEKTYLFYISNHAEGTPALWRTTLEPFEEPKTEKLADKVFSYEIAQADKSCYLLAGGTIKKLNLESGKIEPIDMSYTFRRNLKDEFRQMYYEAWAGVEENFYSEDFHGANWQALRDSYAKYLPYLTDREDFRTLFNDMLGELNASHLGFYSNGDEEKVFYKNATMEPGILFDPQSPYRVARVVKRSALDKTKKYVQPHDLLTHVNGEAVDTTQNRDYYFTKPSRDKEMTLTFRRAGADTSYVVRVHPQGSLSGNLYDEWQDWNQQYVDEKSKQRIAYVHMKNMGMGEYENFVKDMTRDWYRKDALILDLRYNTGGNVHDLVLQFLSQKPYLKWKYRGGEFTPQPNFGVAAKPIVLLMNEQSLSDAEMTATGFKALKLGKVIGTETYRWIIFTSGKGLVDGSFFRLPSWGCYTLDGKDIEREGVKPDIYVKQTFVDRLNGQDPQLDRAIAEIMQELK; encoded by the coding sequence ATGAAAACGTTTTTCTTACTGTGCGGCTTCCTGCTCGCTCTGACAGGGTATGCCCAAACTTCCGACGTCTATTTCGCGTCATATCCCACCCTTACGCCCGATGGCAGTGCCATCCTGTTCAGCTACGAATCAGACTTGTGGAAAGTGGATGTCAATGGCGGCAATGCTACCCGCCTCACCGCCATGCAGGGCGCCGAAACCAATCCGCGCGTGTCACCCGACGGGCAGTGGCTGGCCTTTTCGGCTACCGAAGGGGGGAATCCCGATGTGTACGTGATGCCACTGGCCGGCGGCCCAATCCGTCAGCTGACGTTCCACAGCAGCTACGATCTGGTGGAAAGCTGGTCGTGGGATTCCAAAACCATTTATTTTAAGTCGGGTCAGCAGAACGGTGGGACTACTTTCACGGTGGCCCTGACGGGAGGTACCCCGCAGCGGGTGTTCGGGCATTACTTCAACCGTATCCACAGTGTGGCCGAGGCTCCCAACGGAAACCTGTATTTCAACGATACCTGGGAAAGCGACAACCAGGCGATGCGGAAGGGCTATAAAGGAGAGTTTAACCCGGACATCCAGTATTACAACCCCAAAACGAAAGAGTACAAACGCCTGACCGACTATCCCGGCAAAGACATGTGGGCTACCCTGGACCGCGCCGGCAACGTATATTTCGTGTCGGACGAAGCCAACGGGCAGTACAATCTTTATGCCATGAAGGACGGGAACAAAACGGCGCTTACCTCGTTTTCTGAATCCATCAAACACCCGCAGGTGAGTGCCGACGGGCGGAAAATTGTGTTTGAGAAAGGGTACCAACTCTGGCAGTATGATGTGGCCACGAAACAATCCGCCCCCGTACAGCTGGTACTTCCGCAGAACCGGACGCTGCCCAAGTTGCAGGATTTTAACATAAAAGGCGAAATCTCGACCTTCGACGTAGCGCCCGACAACAAGAAGCTGGCCTTCGTATCACGAGGTACCTTGTTTGTGTCGGACAAGGAAGGCAAGTACATCCAGCAACTGAACACCCGGCCCGACGAGCGCGTGCTGGAAGTGAAATGGCTGGCCGACAGCCTGACGCTGCTGTACAGCCAGACGGTGAATGGCTACGCAAACTGGTTCACCCAAACGGCCGATGGCAAGGGTACCGAAAAGCAACTGACCACCGACCTGCAGGGCAACCGTCATCTGGTACTGAACGACAAACGTACGCAGGCGGCCTACCTCAGCGGGCGGAACGAAGTAAGGCTGATGGACCTCAAGACCATGAAAAGTGAAACACTGGTTCGGGAAGAATTATGGGCTTTCCAGAACGATGTACCCAGTTTTTCGCCCAATGGCGAGTACCTGGCTTTCACGGCGCACCGCGATTTTGAGCGGGACATTTTCCTGTACAACCTGAAAACCAAAAAGAAAATCAACCTGACCCAATCGGGTGTCTCCGAGGGCGAACCGGTATGGTCGCCGGACGGGAAGTACCTGTATTTGGTGTCGGATTTGCTGCGGCCCAATTATCCGTTCGGGTCCGACAAAACCAAGCTGTATCGGCTGCCACTGACCAAACTGGACGAGCCCTTCCGCGGCGAGAAGTTTGAGGAATTGTTTGAGAAAAAGGAGGATGAGAAGAAAGAAGGGGAGGAGAAGAAGGGCGATAAAAAAGGGAAAGGAAAGTCGAAAGGTACCCCTGACAAAAAGAAAGATGAGGAGAAGCCCTTCGTGGCGATGGATCTGGACACGCTGAACATCATGGAACGAATCGAAAACATCGGACCCGAATTCGGTGCCCAGGATGGTCTGACGATTGTTCAGAAAGATGAAAAGACATACCTGTTTTATATTTCAAACCACGCCGAAGGTACCCCGGCGCTGTGGCGTACCACGCTGGAACCTTTCGAGGAACCCAAAACTGAGAAATTGGCCGATAAGGTTTTTTCGTACGAAATAGCTCAGGCCGACAAATCGTGCTACCTGCTGGCGGGCGGGACAATCAAAAAGCTCAACCTGGAATCGGGCAAGATCGAACCCATCGACATGAGCTATACCTTCCGTCGGAATCTGAAAGATGAGTTCCGGCAGATGTATTACGAGGCCTGGGCGGGTGTGGAGGAGAACTTTTACAGCGAAGATTTCCATGGCGCCAACTGGCAGGCCCTGCGCGACAGCTATGCGAAGTACCTACCCTACCTGACGGACCGGGAAGACTTCCGTACGCTGTTCAACGATATGCTAGGCGAATTGAACGCCTCGCACTTAGGCTTTTACAGCAATGGCGACGAAGAAAAGGTTTTTTATAAAAACGCCACCATGGAGCCGGGTATCCTGTTTGATCCCCAAAGTCCCTACCGGGTGGCCCGGGTGGTCAAACGAAGTGCGCTGGATAAAACCAAAAAGTACGTTCAGCCCCACGACCTGCTTACCCACGTGAACGGCGAGGCCGTAGACACTACCCAAAACCGTGATTACTATTTTACCAAGCCTTCCCGCGATAAGGAAATGACGCTGACTTTTCGTCGGGCCGGAGCCGATACCAGCTATGTGGTAAGGGTACATCCGCAGGGTTCGCTCAGTGGCAATCTATACGACGAATGGCAGGACTGGAACCAGCAATACGTGGACGAAAAGAGCAAGCAGCGCATCGCCTACGTGCACATGAAAAACATGGGTATGGGTGAATATGAAAATTTTGTCAAAGACATGACCCGCGACTGGTACCGTAAGGACGCGCTGATTCTGGATTTGCGCTACAATACCGGCGGCAATGTCCACGACCTGGTTTTGCAGTTCCTTTCCCAGAAACCCTACCTGAAATGGAAGTACCGTGGCGGAGAATTTACCCCGCAGCCCAATTTCGGGGTAGCGGCCAAGCCCATCGTACTGCTTATGAACGAGCAGTCGCTCTCCGACGCCGAAATGACCGCTACGGGTTTCAAGGCCCTGAAGCTGGGCAAAGTAATCGGCACCGAAACTTACCGTTGGATTATCTTTACCTCGGGCAAAGGGCTGGTGGACGGCTCATTCTTCCGGCTACCCTCATGGGGGTGCTACACATTGGACGGTAAGGATATCGAGAGGGAAGGCGTCAAACCCGACATTTACGTCAAGCAGACTTTCGTCGATCGACTCAACGGGCAAGACCCTCAACTCGACCGGGCCATCGCCGAAATCATGCAGGAGTTGAAATAG
- a CDS encoding lytic transglycosylase domain-containing protein, translating to MIRFISLIVSVMSLGVFTINRTPAPTTPTEVVSEVIEKDDFDTNILHVQFCGDTLPLHQSTVAKRYQKAVQFYDHPSFQRSRANTKKKMKQIENILKSHGIPSDFKYIPYIESAMNAGAVSPKGAAGYWQFMPATAQGLGLVVNDQIDERKDLVKSTKAAAKYLKWLYRELGNWTLVAAAYNAGPNKIIQRMDQQDKDSYFALHLNGETSKYVYRLVAVKEWINQPERSLEWSKVETISKVASYLKRKRDAADVAQALLIASAR from the coding sequence ATGATACGATTCATATCGTTGATAGTATCGGTCATGTCGCTCGGAGTATTTACCATCAACAGAACACCCGCTCCCACGACACCTACCGAAGTAGTTTCGGAAGTGATCGAAAAAGATGATTTTGACACCAATATCCTTCACGTGCAGTTCTGTGGCGACACCCTGCCCCTGCACCAGTCAACAGTAGCCAAACGGTATCAGAAAGCCGTCCAATTCTATGACCATCCTTCCTTCCAGCGCTCCCGGGCGAATACGAAGAAGAAGATGAAGCAAATCGAGAATATCCTGAAAAGCCACGGGATTCCGTCCGACTTCAAATACATCCCCTACATCGAAAGTGCCATGAATGCCGGCGCGGTTTCGCCTAAGGGCGCAGCGGGTTACTGGCAGTTCATGCCCGCTACCGCGCAGGGGCTGGGCTTGGTTGTGAACGATCAGATCGACGAACGCAAGGATCTGGTAAAATCGACCAAAGCCGCGGCTAAGTACCTGAAATGGCTCTACCGCGAACTGGGCAACTGGACGCTGGTAGCCGCCGCCTACAACGCTGGCCCCAACAAAATTATCCAGCGCATGGATCAGCAGGACAAGGACAGCTATTTTGCCCTGCATCTGAACGGCGAAACCTCCAAGTACGTGTATCGGTTGGTAGCCGTGAAGGAATGGATCAACCAGCCCGAGCGAAGCCTGGAATGGAGTAAGGTGGAAACGATCTCCAAAGTCGCGTCCTACCTCAAGCGTAAGCGCGATGCCGCCGATGTGGCACAAGCGCTCCTGATCGCCAGCGCGAGGTGA
- a CDS encoding XdhC family protein, which translates to MKEIKAILKTYQNLDHIDTRAALATVVRVEGSSYRRTGARMLVMDNGTWVGGISGGCLEGDALKRARLAIAKTQASLVTYDTTEDDAHQIGVGLGCNGIIDVLLAPIDPDDPNNPVAVLEDVVTDRRQTNVLLTLIKLDGELNGLRAGNIIRYENRQSLLALGSETLIDATEKAIQQVIEENKSSALTFELSEGGTLGLFAEFLPPELHVILMGHQYDIFPLAKVIKEAGWRATVVANAQKIHRDVAALVNAVVDPEDFTTAMVDEYTAAILMSHDYKTDKRNLPQVLPTAAPYIGMLGPRVRAERMISELTEEGTLFSERDQQRIFAPVGLDIGAISPEEIALSIAAEIRAVFSKRQGGLLRNRPSTIHAR; encoded by the coding sequence ATGAAAGAAATAAAAGCCATCCTGAAAACCTACCAAAACCTCGACCACATCGACACCCGCGCTGCCTTGGCCACGGTGGTGCGGGTAGAGGGTTCATCGTATCGTCGCACCGGAGCACGGATGCTGGTCATGGACAATGGTACCTGGGTCGGAGGAATCAGCGGTGGCTGTCTGGAAGGTGACGCCCTCAAACGGGCGCGGCTGGCCATTGCCAAAACGCAGGCCAGTTTGGTCACTTACGATACAACTGAAGACGATGCTCACCAGATTGGCGTGGGGCTGGGGTGCAACGGCATTATCGACGTATTGCTGGCACCCATCGATCCGGACGATCCCAACAATCCGGTGGCTGTGCTGGAAGATGTCGTTACCGACCGCCGCCAGACGAATGTACTACTGACTCTTATAAAACTGGACGGCGAACTGAACGGCCTGCGTGCCGGAAACATCATTCGGTATGAGAACCGGCAAAGCTTACTTGCCCTGGGCTCTGAAACTCTGATCGATGCTACTGAGAAAGCGATACAGCAAGTGATTGAAGAAAATAAGTCCTCCGCTTTAACCTTTGAATTGAGCGAAGGGGGTACCCTGGGGTTGTTTGCGGAGTTTCTACCACCCGAGCTTCACGTAATTCTGATGGGGCATCAGTATGATATTTTCCCGTTGGCCAAGGTGATCAAAGAAGCGGGCTGGCGGGCCACGGTGGTGGCTAATGCGCAGAAAATCCACCGTGACGTGGCAGCACTGGTCAATGCAGTCGTAGATCCGGAAGATTTCACGACCGCTATGGTCGACGAATATACCGCCGCCATTCTGATGTCGCACGATTATAAGACCGACAAGCGTAACCTACCGCAGGTACTGCCCACGGCCGCGCCCTACATCGGGATGCTGGGTCCCCGGGTACGGGCAGAAAGGATGATTAGCGAATTGACCGAAGAGGGTACCTTGTTTTCCGAACGCGACCAGCAGCGCATTTTTGCTCCCGTTGGTCTGGATATAGGAGCTATTTCACCCGAGGAAATAGCCTTATCTATCGCCGCCGAAATCCGGGCGGTATTCTCCAAACGCCAGGGTGGTTTGCTGCGTAACCGTCCTTCCACCATTCATGCCCGATGA
- the moeB gene encoding molybdopterin-synthase adenylyltransferase MoeB, which translates to MFSPAEQSYYQRQLSLPELGPQGQQKLRDARVLVVGAGGLGCPALTYLAAAGVGTIGIADFDRVEVSNLHRQILFTVADVGRLKAEVAAERLHLLNPYSKMITYLEGLNRGNALDIVGEYDLVVDGSDNFPTRYLVNDACVLLDKPLVFGSIYKFEGQVSVFNYQRGPTYRCLYPTPPNEGEVPNCAEIGVLGVLPGIVGSLQAVEAIKIITGLGEVLSGKILLYDALRASFQTFRFTPRPESRNFTSLQQDYGTTCTLPAVGLEEIEFEALEQILQQLTPPILIDVREPVEFERFNVGGTNWPLRTLSQRLSELQGLTDVILCCQSGVRSRKAYELLSTALPTHRFRHLKGGVGRIELTSL; encoded by the coding sequence ATGTTTTCACCCGCCGAACAAAGCTACTACCAGCGCCAATTGTCCCTACCCGAACTGGGCCCGCAAGGCCAGCAAAAACTCCGCGATGCGCGCGTGCTGGTCGTGGGAGCAGGAGGCCTGGGTTGCCCGGCACTTACCTACCTGGCGGCCGCGGGGGTGGGTACCATCGGAATCGCGGATTTCGATCGGGTGGAAGTCAGCAACCTGCACCGGCAGATTTTGTTTACCGTAGCGGATGTCGGGCGACTCAAAGCCGAGGTAGCAGCGGAGCGATTGCATCTCTTGAATCCATATAGTAAAATGATTACCTACCTGGAAGGCCTGAACCGAGGAAACGCCCTTGACATCGTGGGTGAGTATGATTTGGTCGTGGATGGTTCGGACAACTTTCCGACGAGGTACCTTGTGAATGATGCCTGTGTATTGCTGGACAAGCCGCTGGTTTTTGGTTCTATTTATAAATTCGAGGGGCAGGTCAGTGTGTTCAACTATCAAAGGGGACCTACTTACCGCTGCCTCTATCCTACTCCTCCCAACGAAGGCGAGGTACCTAACTGCGCCGAAATCGGGGTACTGGGCGTATTGCCCGGTATCGTGGGCTCGCTACAAGCAGTGGAGGCAATCAAAATCATCACCGGTTTGGGCGAGGTACTTTCGGGAAAGATCCTACTTTACGACGCATTGCGTGCTTCCTTTCAGACGTTCCGCTTCACACCCCGGCCCGAATCCCGGAACTTTACCTCCTTACAGCAAGATTACGGTACCACCTGTACTCTTCCAGCGGTGGGTTTGGAAGAAATCGAATTCGAAGCACTGGAACAAATTTTACAACAACTAACGCCACCGATACTGATCGATGTGCGCGAACCCGTAGAGTTTGAGCGCTTCAACGTGGGAGGTACCAACTGGCCGCTGAGAACATTGTCACAACGGCTTTCCGAACTCCAGGGCCTAACCGATGTGATCCTCTGCTGCCAGTCGGGCGTTCGCAGCCGCAAGGCGTACGAACTTCTTTCGACGGCCCTGCCTACCCACCGTTTCCGGCACCTGAAAGGAGGCGTCGGCAGGATTGAATTGACGAGTTTATGA
- a CDS encoding molybdopterin molybdotransferase MoeA, with product MISVQEAKSHILATIPVLYAEFMPLGEAVGHVLADDLLAPLALPPFRQSSMDGYAVHHADITQANTALPVVAESRAGTEVPLVLERGTAVHILTGAPVPDGATAVVMREKVRRAGDMATIELYPVIENENVRSVGQQIKKGDVALPKGTYLTPGSVGFLAGLNITTVKVYRKPSVGILVTGDELVQPDGASSGGVPSGGEGTLRFGQIYESSSAMLAAVLRAEGITDIMIRYVADDAPATVAALRELAEENDVVLSTGGVSVGDYDYVGTSLEEIGVETVFYKVRQRPGKPLFFGRNDDTFIFALPGNPAATLVCYYQYVLPALRLMSGRKDCFLPKLKLPITHAFSFKGERDEFLKATATTTTVTPLEGQESFVLRSFAMANALIYLPSTQNSVQPGDLVEAHLLPFFC from the coding sequence ATGATCAGCGTCCAGGAAGCCAAATCCCACATCCTAGCCACAATTCCGGTACTCTATGCCGAGTTCATGCCCCTCGGGGAAGCCGTAGGTCATGTACTGGCCGATGACCTGCTCGCTCCGCTGGCTCTACCGCCTTTCCGGCAGTCGTCCATGGATGGCTACGCCGTGCACCATGCCGACATAACCCAGGCCAATACCGCCCTCCCGGTTGTGGCCGAGTCGCGGGCGGGTACGGAGGTACCCCTGGTGCTGGAGCGCGGCACGGCGGTACATATCCTGACGGGCGCGCCCGTACCCGATGGTGCCACGGCCGTGGTGATGCGCGAAAAAGTAAGGCGGGCGGGCGACATGGCCACGATCGAACTGTACCCGGTAATAGAAAATGAAAACGTGCGCTCGGTGGGTCAGCAAATTAAAAAGGGCGATGTAGCTTTGCCCAAAGGTACCTACCTCACGCCCGGCTCAGTCGGTTTCCTGGCGGGCCTGAATATCACGACTGTGAAGGTATACCGCAAACCCAGCGTCGGGATTCTGGTCACGGGCGACGAATTAGTACAACCTGACGGAGCGTCGTCGGGCGGCGTACCGTCGGGCGGCGAGGGTACCCTTCGTTTCGGACAAATCTACGAGTCGAGCTCGGCCATGCTGGCGGCAGTGCTGCGCGCCGAGGGTATCACCGACATCATGATTCGGTACGTGGCCGACGATGCCCCCGCCACCGTAGCGGCCCTGCGCGAACTGGCCGAAGAGAACGACGTGGTACTTTCCACGGGCGGTGTATCGGTAGGTGATTATGATTACGTGGGTACCTCGCTGGAGGAAATCGGGGTAGAGACCGTCTTTTATAAAGTCCGGCAGCGGCCTGGTAAGCCCCTGTTCTTCGGGCGCAACGACGATACTTTTATCTTTGCCTTGCCGGGCAATCCGGCGGCTACTCTAGTGTGCTATTATCAGTACGTGCTACCCGCTCTGCGCCTGATGTCGGGACGGAAGGACTGTTTTTTGCCTAAACTGAAACTACCGATTACGCACGCTTTTTCGTTCAAAGGAGAGCGCGACGAATTTTTGAAAGCTACCGCTACCACCACCACTGTCACTCCGCTGGAAGGCCAGGAATCGTTTGTTTTACGGTCGTTTGCCATGGCCAATGCGCTTATTTATTTGCCATCCACTCAAAACTCCGTACAACCCGGCGATCTGGTGGAGGCACATTTATTGCCGTTTTTTTGTTGA
- a CDS encoding MoaD/ThiS family protein — protein MTLSILYFGMIAESIGNPVETWHSLDPLTVGELKHQLLERYPVLRDRKFQIAVNQQIADEAFPIPPLAEVALLPPFAGG, from the coding sequence ATGACTCTATCCATTTTATATTTTGGCATGATTGCCGAATCCATCGGGAATCCCGTCGAAACCTGGCATTCTCTGGATCCACTAACCGTGGGTGAATTGAAGCATCAACTCCTGGAAAGGTACCCCGTCCTGCGCGATCGTAAGTTTCAGATCGCTGTGAACCAGCAGATCGCTGATGAGGCTTTTCCGATTCCCCCACTAGCGGAGGTAGCCTTATTGCCGCCTTTCGCGGGCGGTTGA
- a CDS encoding molybdenum cofactor biosynthesis protein MoaE has protein sequence MKKVFVDGPISPQFVAESLAKHQSKTTIGAHSMFMGQIRADAKEGGVVTGIEYSAYPEMAEGVFHQIREAAFEKYELTCLHIYHSLGLVPTGEISLFVFVSSPHRRATFEALEFLVEEIKAKVPIFGKELIGAQGDFVWKENQ, from the coding sequence ATGAAAAAAGTATTCGTCGATGGCCCCATCAGTCCGCAATTCGTGGCTGAGTCGCTGGCCAAGCATCAGTCCAAAACCACCATCGGGGCGCATTCCATGTTTATGGGACAGATTCGGGCTGATGCCAAAGAAGGCGGCGTGGTAACGGGCATCGAGTACTCGGCCTACCCCGAAATGGCCGAAGGTGTTTTTCATCAAATCCGCGAAGCGGCTTTCGAAAAATATGAACTCACCTGCCTCCATATCTACCATAGCCTGGGGCTGGTACCTACGGGCGAAATCAGTCTGTTCGTGTTCGTGTCGTCGCCGCATCGCCGGGCTACCTTTGAAGCCCTGGAATTTCTGGTGGAGGAAATCAAGGCGAAAGTTCCGATTTTTGGCAAAGAACTAATTGGCGCGCAAGGCGATTTTGTCTGGAAGGAAAATCAGTAG
- the moaCB gene encoding bifunctional molybdenum cofactor biosynthesis protein MoaC/MoaB gives MWFRRQKANSHQLTANSKSMVDITHKTNTLRIATAQAVVQVSKPETIAAIQERRVPKGDVFEMAKAAGLLAVKKTPDLLPDCHPLPIEYTGIAYRTEELSIVIEMTVKTIYKTGVEVEAMHGASVVALTMYDMLKPIDKGVEIHHIKLLEKKGGKSDRKANMPELKTAVIVCSDSIAKGLGEDKSGRKIIDKLQPFAIEVSDYSIIPDEKSRIQEKIKSLVALDYQLILLTGGTGLSPRDVTPEAVEELLDRPIPGIAEAARSYGQERVPTSLLSRAVAGLVGDALVITMPGSTGGVTEYMDALFPHVLHVFGVMQGQKHDLEVKKATGTQAQSGTID, from the coding sequence GTGTGGTTTAGGCGGCAAAAAGCCAACAGCCATCAGCTAACAGCCAACAGCAAAAGCATGGTTGACATTACCCATAAAACCAATACACTACGCATTGCCACCGCCCAGGCCGTGGTGCAGGTGAGCAAGCCAGAAACCATCGCAGCCATTCAGGAACGCAGGGTACCTAAGGGCGATGTGTTCGAAATGGCCAAGGCCGCCGGGCTGCTGGCGGTGAAGAAGACGCCTGACCTGCTGCCCGATTGTCATCCGCTACCCATTGAGTACACGGGCATTGCCTACCGCACCGAAGAGCTAAGCATCGTGATTGAGATGACGGTTAAGACGATCTACAAAACGGGGGTTGAAGTAGAAGCCATGCACGGCGCGTCGGTGGTGGCGCTGACGATGTACGACATGCTGAAGCCCATCGACAAGGGGGTTGAGATTCATCATATCAAACTGCTGGAAAAGAAAGGCGGCAAAAGCGACCGCAAGGCTAACATGCCCGAACTAAAAACCGCCGTGATTGTCTGTTCGGATAGTATTGCCAAAGGATTGGGTGAGGACAAATCGGGCCGGAAGATTATTGACAAGTTGCAACCTTTTGCCATCGAAGTCAGTGATTACAGCATTATCCCCGATGAGAAAAGCCGGATTCAGGAAAAGATAAAGAGCCTGGTTGCGCTCGATTATCAGCTAATCCTGCTGACGGGTGGTACGGGTCTTTCGCCGCGCGACGTTACGCCCGAAGCCGTAGAAGAACTACTGGACCGGCCCATTCCCGGTATTGCCGAAGCGGCCCGTAGTTACGGACAGGAGAGGGTACCTACCTCGCTGCTGTCGCGGGCGGTGGCGGGGCTAGTTGGGGATGCCCTCGTGATTACCATGCCGGGTAGCACCGGCGGCGTTACTGAATACATGGATGCCCTCTTTCCGCACGTATTGCACGTGTTTGGCGTTATGCAGGGACAAAAGCACGATTTGGAGGTAAAAAAGGCCACAGGCACACAGGCACAAAGTGGGACTATCGACTAA
- the moaA gene encoding GTP 3',8-cyclase MoaA yields the protein MDKFGRVHNYLRISLTDKCNLRCNYCMPQEDMQFMPSAWLMSAAEIRTLAGIFVDMGVQKIRLTGGEPLVRKDVGQIIESLGELPVSLTLTTNAVFVEQYMGTLKKAGVRSLNISLDTLQEERFKTITRRDHFKKTLDNIHLLLAEGFSVKLNMVVMRDLNVEEVNDFVELTRNQPNLHVRFIEFMPFNGNQWDFSRMVPYQTLLDTIGGQFEFEALAGEANDTARCFRIQDGQGTFGIISTITNHFCAGCNRIRITADGKLKNCLFDTTEVDLLKAMRQGEDVKPLIYSHFQAKHFAHGGHSDFTDKGAKAEYETNRSMIAIGG from the coding sequence ATCGACAAATTCGGTCGCGTTCACAACTACCTCCGCATTTCGCTGACGGACAAGTGTAACTTGCGCTGCAACTACTGCATGCCGCAGGAAGACATGCAGTTCATGCCCTCGGCCTGGCTGATGTCGGCGGCGGAAATCCGCACGCTGGCCGGTATATTTGTGGACATGGGCGTACAGAAAATCCGCCTGACGGGCGGTGAGCCGCTGGTGCGTAAAGACGTGGGGCAGATCATCGAATCGCTGGGCGAACTACCCGTTTCGCTGACGCTGACGACCAATGCGGTGTTTGTGGAGCAGTACATGGGTACCTTGAAAAAAGCGGGCGTCCGTTCACTGAATATCAGTCTGGATACCTTGCAGGAAGAGCGTTTCAAGACGATTACCCGGCGCGATCATTTCAAAAAAACGCTGGATAATATTCACCTGCTGCTGGCCGAAGGGTTCAGCGTGAAACTCAACATGGTGGTCATGCGCGACCTGAACGTGGAGGAAGTCAACGACTTCGTGGAACTCACCCGAAATCAGCCTAATCTGCACGTGCGCTTCATTGAGTTTATGCCCTTCAATGGCAATCAGTGGGATTTTTCGCGCATGGTACCTTACCAAACGCTACTGGATACCATCGGCGGGCAATTTGAATTCGAAGCCCTCGCTGGTGAAGCTAATGATACGGCCCGCTGCTTCCGCATTCAGGACGGGCAGGGTACCTTCGGTATCATTAGTACCATTACCAACCACTTCTGCGCGGGCTGCAACCGCATCCGGATTACCGCCGACGGTAAGCTCAAAAATTGCCTTTTCGATACGACCGAGGTAGATCTATTGAAGGCCATGCGCCAGGGTGAGGACGTGAAGCCCCTTATTTACAGCCACTTTCAAGCCAAACACTTCGCTCACGGCGGTCACAGCGACTTTACCGACAAAGGCGCTAAGGCCGAGTACGAAACCAACCGCTCGATGATCGCGATCGGGGGGTAG